The Halobacterium litoreum genome includes a region encoding these proteins:
- a CDS encoding DNA topoisomerase VI subunit B — MTSFQSTLGEEEGIAEELAASQREISIAEFFEKNKHMLGFDSGARGLVTAVKEAVDNALDATEEAGILPDIYVEIEENRDYYTLVVEDNGPGITKEQIPKIFGKLLYGSRFHAREQSRGQQGIGISAAVLYSQLTSGKPVRIESRTQDSGVSNYYELIIDTDTNEPEIDVEKELSAGESSLRGTHGTRIEMDMEANMRARGQLHDYVKHTAVVNPHARIELQEPAGEIKAERAEDAGLPEETDEIRPHPHGVELGTLIKMLSDTDSHSVSGFLQGEFTRVGKKTADSIVDAFRDRHFGREMRWRPPGVDADVDLEAVAVGAVSNKDATHTKQFARAVVEAIEDAERVAHSELEALVADTADDVEADTGTSFGDTVQSNVVDALWSELTADRAADVFVAVDAATTSQKDDATVRGLADRIASKFDGDGRDRVTKDTLDEYVHRAAERTEEFEDATVGETARENVVEELWDLTATVPDDPPLTREIADDRDTASELLEAMESVSVMAPPTSCLSPIEADLVEAGLRKEFDAEFYAAATRDADVHGGDPFIVEAGIAYGGELEAEGGVDLMRFANRVPLVYQRGACATTEVVKDIGWRNYNLDQPGGSGLPQGPAVIMVHVASTNVPFTSESKDAVAHVPEIEDEIELAVREAARDLKSFLKKRKSMRKRQQKQNVIMDILPTMAEKVSEMTEREALDVEDSLARIMNNVLVEREVDDGTVTIRVENHGSSTADVDVTDIVAADPGDPSDGSVVEMDGEWFVKWSPSVSGGDTAELTYEVDGDADGDLTVQGIEDARLTVTQ, encoded by the coding sequence ATGACGTCCTTCCAGTCGACACTCGGCGAGGAGGAGGGCATCGCGGAGGAGTTGGCCGCGAGCCAGCGGGAGATCTCCATCGCCGAGTTCTTCGAGAAGAACAAGCACATGCTCGGCTTCGACAGCGGAGCGCGAGGGCTCGTCACGGCCGTCAAGGAGGCCGTGGACAACGCCCTCGACGCCACCGAGGAAGCCGGCATCCTCCCCGACATCTACGTGGAAATCGAGGAGAACCGGGACTACTACACCCTCGTCGTGGAGGACAACGGCCCCGGCATCACGAAAGAACAGATTCCGAAAATCTTCGGGAAGCTCCTGTACGGGTCGCGGTTCCACGCCCGCGAGCAGTCGCGCGGCCAGCAGGGTATCGGCATCTCGGCGGCCGTCCTCTACTCCCAACTCACGTCGGGGAAGCCGGTGCGCATCGAGAGCCGAACGCAGGACTCGGGCGTGTCGAACTACTACGAACTCATCATCGACACGGACACGAACGAGCCCGAAATCGACGTGGAGAAGGAACTCTCCGCGGGCGAGAGTTCGCTCCGGGGCACCCACGGCACGCGCATCGAGATGGACATGGAGGCGAACATGCGCGCCCGCGGCCAACTCCACGACTACGTGAAGCACACGGCGGTCGTGAACCCCCACGCGCGCATCGAACTGCAGGAGCCGGCCGGCGAAATCAAGGCCGAGCGCGCCGAGGACGCCGGCCTCCCCGAGGAGACCGACGAGATTCGCCCGCATCCGCACGGCGTCGAACTCGGGACGCTCATCAAGATGCTCTCGGACACGGACTCGCACTCCGTCTCCGGGTTCCTGCAGGGCGAGTTCACGCGCGTCGGGAAGAAGACCGCCGACTCCATCGTGGACGCGTTCCGAGACCGGCACTTCGGGCGCGAGATGCGGTGGCGGCCGCCGGGCGTCGACGCCGACGTCGACCTCGAAGCCGTCGCGGTGGGCGCCGTCTCGAACAAGGACGCGACCCACACCAAGCAGTTCGCGCGCGCCGTCGTCGAAGCAATCGAGGACGCCGAGCGCGTCGCGCACTCGGAACTCGAAGCGCTCGTCGCCGACACCGCCGACGACGTGGAGGCCGACACCGGCACCTCGTTCGGCGACACCGTCCAGTCGAACGTCGTGGACGCGCTCTGGAGCGAACTCACCGCCGACCGCGCCGCGGACGTGTTCGTCGCCGTCGATGCTGCCACGACCTCCCAGAAGGACGACGCGACGGTGCGCGGCCTCGCGGACCGAATCGCGAGCAAGTTCGACGGCGACGGCCGCGACCGCGTGACGAAGGACACCCTCGACGAGTACGTCCACCGCGCCGCCGAGCGCACCGAGGAGTTCGAGGACGCGACCGTCGGCGAGACGGCCCGCGAGAACGTCGTCGAGGAACTCTGGGACCTGACCGCGACCGTCCCCGACGACCCGCCGCTGACGCGGGAAATCGCGGACGACCGCGACACCGCGAGCGAACTCCTCGAAGCGATGGAGAGCGTCAGCGTGATGGCGCCGCCCACGTCGTGTCTCTCCCCCATCGAGGCCGACCTCGTGGAGGCGGGTCTGCGCAAGGAGTTCGACGCGGAGTTCTACGCCGCCGCCACTCGCGACGCGGACGTCCACGGCGGCGACCCGTTCATCGTGGAGGCCGGCATCGCGTACGGCGGCGAACTCGAAGCCGAGGGCGGCGTCGACCTGATGCGGTTCGCGAACCGCGTGCCGCTCGTCTACCAGCGCGGCGCGTGTGCCACCACCGAGGTCGTGAAGGACATCGGCTGGCGGAACTACAACCTCGACCAGCCCGGCGGCTCCGGCCTCCCGCAGGGCCCGGCGGTCATCATGGTACACGTCGCCTCCACGAACGTCCCGTTCACGAGCGAATCGAAGGACGCCGTCGCGCACGTCCCCGAAATCGAGGACGAAATCGAGCTGGCGGTCCGGGAGGCCGCCCGCGACCTGAAGTCCTTCCTGAAGAAGCGCAAGTCGATGCGGAAACGCCAGCAGAAACAGAACGTCATCATGGACATCCTCCCGACGATGGCGGAGAAGGTCTCCGAGATGACCGAGCGCGAGGCACTCGACGTCGAGGACTCGCTGGCCCGCATCATGAACAACGTCCTCGTCGAACGCGAAGTCGACGACGGCACCGTGACGATTCGCGTCGAGAACCACGGCAGTTCGACCGCCGACGTGGACGTCACCGACATCGTCGCCGCCGACCCCGGCGACCCGAGCGACGGGAGCGTCGTCGAGATGGACGGCGAGTGGTTCGTGAAGTGGTCGCCGTCCGTCTCCGGCGGCGACACCGCCGAACTGACCTACGAGGTCGACGGCGACGCCGACGGCGACCTGACAGTGCAGGGAATCGAGGACGCACGCCTCACCGTAACCCAATGA
- a CDS encoding TVP38/TMEM64 family protein, producing MRLFTTQRDRTRALAALALLATLLFAGSALFSQLLPSDPQAVRTWVLSFGPFAPLAFVALQALQVVVAPIPGQVLAFAGGYLFGSVWGTVFSVAGAAVGSVVVFALARRLGRPFVEDVLDPDVLSEFDSLVAGDGVVVLFLVFLVPGLPDDAICLLAGVTRVPIWQLTVVAILGRLPGYFLVAYAGAQAAADQFVTVGVVLGALALLSVVVYWRRDAVLEAVR from the coding sequence GTGCGACTGTTCACGACGCAACGGGACCGAACGCGCGCGCTGGCCGCGCTCGCACTCCTCGCGACCCTCCTGTTCGCGGGGAGCGCGTTGTTCTCCCAGTTGCTCCCGTCCGACCCGCAGGCGGTGCGGACGTGGGTGCTCTCGTTCGGGCCGTTCGCGCCCCTCGCGTTCGTCGCCCTGCAGGCGTTGCAGGTCGTCGTCGCGCCGATTCCCGGACAGGTGCTCGCGTTCGCCGGCGGCTATCTGTTCGGGAGCGTCTGGGGAACCGTCTTCAGCGTCGCCGGCGCGGCAGTCGGGAGCGTCGTCGTGTTCGCGCTCGCGCGCCGCCTCGGCCGGCCGTTCGTCGAGGACGTCCTCGACCCCGACGTACTCTCGGAGTTCGACAGCCTCGTCGCGGGCGACGGCGTCGTCGTGCTCTTCCTCGTCTTCCTCGTGCCCGGCCTCCCCGACGACGCAATCTGCCTGCTCGCCGGCGTCACGCGCGTCCCCATCTGGCAGCTGACTGTCGTCGCGATTCTGGGTCGCCTCCCCGGCTACTTCCTCGTCGCGTACGCCGGCGCGCAGGCCGCCGCGGACCAGTTCGTCACCGTCGGCGTCGTCCTCGGCGCGCTCGCGTTGCTCTCGGTCGTCGTCTACTGGCGGCGTGACGCCGTCCTCGAAGCGGTCCGGTGA
- the gyrB gene encoding DNA topoisomerase (ATP-hydrolyzing) subunit B, with protein sequence MSDQSEYSAGQIQVLEGLEAVQKRPAMYIGSTDARGLHHLVYEVVDNSIDEALAGYCDHIEVTLHEDGSVSVEDDGRGIPVDTHEEYDRPAVEVILTVLHAGGKFDAKSYQVSGGLHGVGVSVVNALSERLAVEVARDGAKYREKFERGEPVTDLERIGDVENGETGTLIRFRPDGDIFETLEFDYSTLETRLRELAFLNSGVEITLTDERDGEDGRTSTFKYDGGIREFVEYLNESRDALHEDVIYFEDEEEGIQVEIAMQATDDLQSSTHAFANNINTREGGTHLTGFKTALTRTVNDYANANDLLGELDGENLKGEDIREGLTAVISVKHPDPQFEGQTKTKLGNSEVRGIVESAVHEELGTFFEENPDTAEVVVRKAVEAAKARKAAKKAEELTRRKSALSSTSLPGKLADCQTKDPDDAELFIVEGDSAGGSAKQGRNPEFQAILPLGGKILNVEKHRLDRILEHEELRHIITALGTGIGDEFDIDDLRYKKIVMMTDADVDGAHIRTLLLTFFYRHMKPLLEAGYVYAAQPPLYRIRYRGNTYDAMTEAEREQIIEEKCNGNPTQVQRFKGLGEMNPQQLWDTTMDPDNRILKRITVEDAAAADKMFSVLMGDAVEPRKRFIQDHAQDAEWVDI encoded by the coding sequence ATGTCTGACCAAAGTGAGTACAGCGCTGGCCAAATCCAGGTCCTCGAAGGCCTGGAAGCCGTACAGAAACGGCCGGCGATGTACATCGGGTCCACTGACGCTCGTGGCCTCCACCATCTCGTCTACGAGGTCGTGGACAACTCCATCGACGAGGCGTTGGCAGGGTACTGCGACCACATCGAGGTGACGCTCCACGAGGACGGCTCCGTCAGCGTGGAAGACGACGGCCGCGGCATCCCCGTCGACACCCACGAGGAGTACGACCGCCCGGCGGTCGAAGTCATCCTCACCGTCCTGCACGCCGGCGGGAAGTTCGACGCCAAGTCCTACCAGGTGTCGGGCGGCCTGCACGGCGTCGGCGTCTCCGTGGTGAACGCGCTCTCCGAGCGCCTCGCCGTGGAGGTCGCTCGCGACGGCGCGAAGTACCGCGAGAAGTTCGAGCGCGGCGAACCCGTCACCGACCTCGAACGCATCGGCGACGTCGAGAACGGCGAGACCGGGACGCTGATTCGGTTCCGACCGGACGGCGACATCTTCGAGACCCTGGAGTTCGACTACTCCACGCTCGAAACCCGCCTCCGTGAACTCGCGTTCCTGAACTCCGGCGTCGAAATCACGCTCACCGACGAGCGCGACGGCGAAGACGGCCGCACGTCGACGTTCAAGTACGACGGCGGCATCCGGGAGTTCGTCGAATACCTCAACGAGAGCCGCGACGCGCTCCACGAGGACGTCATCTACTTCGAGGACGAGGAGGAGGGCATCCAGGTCGAAATCGCGATGCAGGCGACCGACGACCTCCAGTCCTCGACCCACGCGTTCGCGAACAACATCAACACCCGCGAGGGCGGCACCCACCTCACGGGGTTCAAGACCGCGCTGACGCGCACGGTCAACGACTACGCGAACGCAAACGACCTGCTCGGGGAGTTGGACGGCGAGAACCTCAAGGGCGAGGACATCCGCGAGGGGCTCACCGCCGTCATCTCCGTGAAACACCCCGACCCGCAGTTCGAGGGGCAGACGAAGACGAAACTCGGGAACAGCGAGGTCCGTGGCATCGTCGAGAGCGCGGTCCACGAGGAACTCGGGACGTTCTTCGAGGAGAACCCCGACACCGCCGAGGTCGTCGTGCGGAAGGCCGTCGAGGCCGCGAAAGCCCGAAAGGCCGCGAAGAAGGCCGAGGAGCTGACGCGCCGGAAGTCCGCGCTGTCTTCTACGAGCCTCCCCGGGAAGCTCGCGGACTGCCAGACGAAAGACCCCGACGACGCCGAGTTGTTCATCGTGGAGGGCGACTCCGCGGGCGGCTCCGCGAAGCAGGGACGCAACCCCGAGTTCCAGGCGATTCTCCCGCTCGGCGGGAAGATTCTGAACGTCGAGAAACACCGCCTCGACCGGATTCTGGAACACGAGGAACTGCGTCACATCATCACCGCGCTCGGCACCGGCATCGGCGACGAGTTCGACATCGACGACCTCCGGTACAAGAAGATCGTGATGATGACGGACGCCGACGTCGACGGCGCGCACATCCGCACGCTGCTGTTGACGTTCTTCTACCGGCACATGAAGCCGCTGCTGGAGGCGGGCTACGTGTACGCCGCCCAGCCGCCGCTGTACCGCATCCGGTACCGCGGGAACACGTACGACGCGATGACCGAGGCCGAACGCGAACAGATTATCGAGGAGAAGTGCAACGGCAACCCGACGCAGGTCCAGCGGTTCAAGGGCCTCGGTGAGATGAACCCCCAGCAGCTCTGGGACACGACGATGGACCCCGACAACCGCATCCTCAAGCGCATCACCGTGGAGGACGCGGCGGCGGCGGACAAGATGTTCTCCGTGCTGATGGGTGACGCCGTCGAGCCGCGCAAGCGGTTCATCCAGGACCACGCGCAGGACGCCGAGTGGGTGGACATCTAA
- the gyrA gene encoding DNA gyrase subunit A: MSSDTPDLPDDVADRVKNVRVDEEMEQSYIDYAMSVIAGRALPDVRDGLKPVHRRILYAMHEAGVTSGSSHRKSSNIVGDTMGDYHPHGDSAIYDALVRMAQDFSMRHPLVDGQGNFGSVDGDPAAAMRYTEARMAPIAEELLTDIEKDTVDFEANYDDRLTEPTVLPSAFPNLLVNGSSGIAVGMSTNVPPHNLGEVIDATIHLIDNPDCTVVDLMEYVKGPDFPTAGNIVGRSDVKQAYQTGRGRVRMRAEYHVEEGKRNESIVVTELPYQQNKSKLVERIADDVRDGKLEGIRDLRDESDRNGVRIVVELKQNANTDVVENRLLESHLERTFGVINLALVDGQPKVLTLKEMLEEYVAHRKEVVRRRSEHDLAEAEDRAHILEGRLKALEEVDDVVDTIQNAEDRDAAKEALKETFEFTQEQADHIVRMQLGSLTSMESAEIEAEYEDVTARIERLNEILGSEQELLDVIKGELREVKDEYDDERRTSFIEDAGTVTDEDLIPEEDVVVVLSEGDYIKRVPADTFDAQHRGGKGIIGTDLKEGDRVSTVFSASTHDYLLCFTNQGQVYRLKVYEVPEMSRTARGTSAVNILDLDDGEEISAVVTADDLDFEAEDEFLTMATRDGYVKRTNVSEFGNILSTGIIAISLEDGDELADVEVTNGASDVILGSEHGMAIRFDENDVRPMGRNARGVRGMDLEGDDRVAGVAAVAPDDDRTLLTVTEFGYGKRTNLSEYRKQSRNGKGLVDIKTGDRNGNVVSLDTVADDDNLVAMSEGGQIIRMPVNEISTYGRNTKGVKVMDVEEGDEVAAVSVYNPNAGDDEDEAEEETEAEEADE; encoded by the coding sequence ATGAGTTCGGACACACCAGACCTACCAGACGACGTCGCGGACCGAGTGAAGAACGTCCGCGTGGACGAGGAGATGGAGCAGTCGTACATCGACTACGCGATGAGCGTCATCGCGGGGCGCGCGCTCCCGGACGTCCGCGACGGCCTGAAGCCCGTCCACCGCCGCATCCTGTACGCGATGCACGAGGCGGGCGTGACGAGTGGCTCCAGCCACCGGAAGTCCTCGAACATCGTCGGGGACACGATGGGCGATTACCACCCGCACGGCGACTCCGCCATCTACGACGCGCTCGTGCGGATGGCACAGGACTTCTCGATGCGCCACCCGCTCGTGGACGGCCAGGGGAACTTCGGGAGCGTCGACGGCGACCCGGCCGCGGCGATGCGGTACACGGAGGCCCGGATGGCGCCCATCGCGGAGGAACTGCTGACTGACATCGAGAAGGACACGGTGGACTTCGAGGCGAACTACGACGACCGCCTCACGGAGCCGACGGTGCTGCCGTCGGCGTTCCCGAATCTGCTCGTCAACGGCTCCTCGGGGATTGCGGTCGGGATGTCGACGAACGTCCCGCCGCACAACCTCGGCGAGGTCATCGACGCGACGATTCACCTCATCGACAATCCCGATTGCACGGTCGTCGACCTGATGGAGTACGTGAAGGGGCCGGACTTCCCGACCGCCGGGAACATCGTCGGGCGCTCGGACGTGAAGCAGGCCTACCAGACGGGCCGCGGTCGCGTCCGGATGCGCGCCGAGTACCACGTCGAGGAGGGGAAGCGAAACGAGAGCATCGTCGTCACCGAACTCCCCTACCAGCAGAACAAGTCGAAGCTCGTCGAGCGCATCGCCGACGACGTTCGCGACGGGAAACTCGAGGGGATTCGGGACCTGCGAGACGAGTCCGACCGGAACGGCGTGCGCATCGTCGTGGAACTCAAGCAGAACGCGAACACCGACGTGGTGGAGAACCGCCTGCTGGAGTCCCACCTCGAACGCACGTTCGGCGTCATCAACCTCGCGCTCGTGGACGGCCAGCCGAAGGTCCTCACGCTCAAGGAGATGCTCGAGGAGTACGTCGCTCACCGGAAGGAAGTGGTGCGGCGGCGCTCCGAGCACGACCTCGCCGAGGCCGAGGACCGGGCGCACATCCTCGAAGGCCGCCTGAAGGCCCTCGAAGAGGTCGACGACGTGGTCGACACCATCCAGAACGCCGAGGACCGCGACGCTGCGAAGGAAGCGCTGAAGGAGACGTTCGAGTTCACCCAAGAGCAGGCCGACCACATCGTCCGGATGCAACTCGGGAGCCTCACGTCGATGGAGTCGGCGGAAATCGAGGCCGAGTACGAGGACGTGACGGCGCGCATCGAGCGCCTGAACGAGATTCTCGGCAGCGAGCAGGAACTCCTCGACGTCATCAAAGGCGAACTCCGCGAGGTCAAAGATGAGTACGACGACGAGCGCCGCACCTCGTTCATCGAGGACGCGGGCACCGTCACCGACGAGGACCTCATCCCCGAGGAGGACGTCGTGGTCGTGCTCAGCGAGGGCGACTACATCAAGCGCGTGCCCGCCGACACGTTCGACGCCCAGCACCGCGGCGGGAAGGGCATCATCGGCACCGACCTGAAAGAGGGCGACCGCGTCTCGACGGTGTTCTCCGCGAGCACGCACGACTACCTGCTCTGTTTCACGAATCAGGGGCAGGTCTACCGCCTGAAGGTCTACGAGGTGCCCGAGATGTCCCGTACGGCGCGGGGCACCTCGGCTGTGAACATCCTCGATTTGGACGACGGCGAGGAGATTTCCGCCGTCGTCACCGCCGACGACCTCGACTTCGAGGCCGAGGACGAGTTCCTCACGATGGCGACCCGCGACGGCTACGTGAAGCGCACGAACGTCTCCGAGTTCGGGAACATCCTCTCGACGGGCATCATCGCCATCTCGCTTGAGGACGGCGACGAACTCGCGGACGTGGAGGTGACGAACGGCGCGAGCGACGTCATCCTCGGGAGCGAACACGGGATGGCGATTCGCTTCGACGAGAACGACGTGCGTCCGATGGGCCGGAACGCCCGCGGCGTGCGCGGGATGGACCTCGAGGGCGACGACCGGGTCGCCGGCGTCGCCGCGGTCGCGCCCGACGACGACCGCACCCTGCTCACCGTCACCGAGTTCGGGTACGGGAAGCGCACGAACCTCTCGGAGTACCGCAAGCAGTCCCGGAACGGGAAGGGCCTCGTGGACATCAAGACCGGCGACCGGAACGGCAACGTCGTCTCACTGGACACCGTCGCGGACGACGACAACCTCGTCGCGATGAGCGAGGGCGGACAAATCATCCGCATGCCGGTCAACGAAATCTCGACGTACGGCCGGAACACGAAGGGCGTGAAGGTGATGGACGTCGAGGAGGGCGACGAAGTCGCCGCCGTCTCCGTCTACAACCCCAACGCGGGCGACGACGAGGACGAAGCCGAAGAAGAGACCGAAGCCGAAGAAGCCGACGAGTAG
- the rocF gene encoding arginase — MTRTVHLIGAPMDYGADRRGVDMGPSAIRYADLADELAAAGVEAVDAGDLLVPRAEERDPGDESAKFLPEIEDLCTRLADEVADAIDGDRTPLVLGGDHAVAIGSMAGCARDADIGAVWFDAHGDFNTPETSPSGNVHGMPLAAALGRGDFANMPWANAAGLREENVVYVGLRTLDEAERDAIRDSDMKAYTMSDIDEDGITEVVEAALDYATDGVDGIHVSFDMDWLDPHEAPGVGTPVRGGATYREAHAALETVAERDRAEDVLRSMDIVEVNPILDESNRTADIAAELAASALGKRIL; from the coding sequence GTGACCAGGACTGTCCACCTCATCGGTGCGCCGATGGACTACGGCGCGGACCGACGCGGCGTCGACATGGGACCGTCGGCGATTCGGTACGCCGACCTCGCCGACGAACTCGCGGCCGCGGGCGTCGAAGCGGTCGACGCCGGCGACCTGCTCGTCCCCCGTGCCGAAGAGCGCGACCCCGGCGACGAATCCGCGAAGTTCCTCCCCGAAATCGAAGACCTCTGCACCCGCCTCGCGGACGAAGTTGCGGACGCCATCGACGGCGACCGCACCCCGCTCGTCCTCGGCGGCGACCACGCCGTCGCCATCGGCTCGATGGCGGGCTGTGCCCGCGACGCCGACATCGGCGCCGTCTGGTTCGACGCGCACGGCGACTTCAACACCCCCGAGACCTCCCCGAGCGGGAACGTCCACGGGATGCCGCTGGCCGCCGCGCTCGGCCGCGGCGACTTCGCGAACATGCCGTGGGCGAACGCCGCCGGCCTCCGCGAGGAGAACGTCGTCTACGTCGGCCTCCGCACCCTCGACGAGGCCGAACGCGACGCCATCCGCGACAGCGACATGAAGGCGTACACGATGAGCGACATCGACGAAGACGGCATCACCGAAGTCGTCGAAGCAGCCCTCGACTACGCCACCGACGGCGTCGACGGCATCCACGTCTCCTTCGATATGGACTGGCTCGACCCCCACGAAGCCCCCGGCGTCGGCACCCCGGTCCGCGGCGGCGCCACCTACCGCGAAGCCCACGCCGCCCTCGAAACCGTCGCCGAACGCGACCGCGCCGAGGACGTCCTGCGCTCCATGGACATCGTCGAAGTCAACCCGATTCTGGACGAATCCAACCGCACCGCCGACATCGCCGCCGAACTCGCCGCCAGCGCGCTCGGGAAGCGTATCCTCTGA
- a CDS encoding NAD-dependent epimerase/dehydratase family protein — protein sequence MNGKRVLVTGGAGFIGSNLANHLATDNDVVALDNGYLGTPSNLDDGVEFVEADVLDDDLPTDVDAVFHLAALSSRAMLEDDPQLGARVNVEGFVNVVEQARDDGCDTVVYASTSSFYDNDPPGRETDDLTAKTGYEASMLSRERYGEYYNDFYDDLAVAGTRFFSVYQGYGGAEEHKGQYANTVSQWAEKMANGEAPVLWGDGEQTRDYTHVSDVVRALELVADERLEGVYNVGTGESVSFNETVELLNDALGTDINPEYEPVQLSNYNFEQRSDASKLREATGWEPSVSFEEGVEQVCAPYADDA from the coding sequence ATGAACGGGAAACGCGTACTCGTGACCGGTGGCGCGGGGTTCATCGGATCGAACCTCGCGAACCACCTCGCGACCGACAACGACGTGGTCGCGCTGGACAACGGCTACCTCGGCACCCCATCGAACCTCGACGACGGCGTGGAGTTCGTCGAGGCGGACGTGCTCGACGACGACCTGCCGACGGACGTGGACGCCGTCTTCCATCTCGCCGCGCTCTCCTCGCGCGCGATGCTCGAAGACGACCCGCAACTCGGCGCGCGCGTCAACGTCGAGGGGTTCGTGAACGTCGTCGAGCAGGCCCGCGACGACGGCTGTGACACCGTGGTGTACGCCTCCACGTCGTCGTTCTACGACAACGACCCGCCGGGCCGCGAGACCGACGACCTCACCGCGAAAACCGGCTACGAGGCGTCGATGCTCTCGCGGGAGCGCTACGGTGAGTACTACAACGACTTCTACGACGACCTCGCGGTCGCCGGCACGCGCTTTTTCTCCGTCTATCAGGGCTACGGCGGTGCCGAGGAGCACAAGGGCCAGTACGCGAACACGGTCTCGCAGTGGGCCGAGAAGATGGCCAACGGCGAGGCGCCCGTGCTCTGGGGCGACGGCGAGCAGACCCGCGACTACACGCACGTCAGCGACGTGGTTCGCGCGCTCGAACTCGTCGCCGACGAACGCCTCGAAGGCGTCTACAACGTCGGCACCGGCGAGAGCGTGTCGTTCAACGAGACGGTCGAATTGCTGAACGACGCGCTCGGCACGGACATCAATCCCGAGTACGAGCCGGTCCAACTCTCGAACTACAACTTCGAGCAGCGCTCGGACGCGTCGAAACTCCGCGAGGCGACCGGCTGGGAGCCGTCCGTCTCCTTCGAGGAGGGCGTCGAACAGGTCTGTGCGCCGTACGCCGACGACGCCTAA
- a CDS encoding Rrf2 family transcriptional regulator, translating into MSSIELTSSQKTILRALVDLYTQREEAVKGEDIAEEVDRNAGTIRNQMQSLKALQLVEGVPGPKGGYKPTVNAYEALEIQQLDTAAEIPVVHEGEEVEGANVQEINLTSVHHPELCRAEIHLRGSVKGFHEGDEVVVGPTPLSKLVVAGTVDGKDDTSNILILKIDTMEAPAEEPAH; encoded by the coding sequence ATGTCATCAATCGAGTTGACCTCTAGCCAGAAGACCATTCTCCGGGCGCTGGTCGACCTCTACACCCAGCGCGAGGAGGCGGTCAAGGGCGAGGACATCGCCGAGGAGGTCGACCGGAACGCGGGCACCATCCGGAACCAGATGCAGAGCCTGAAAGCCCTCCAGTTGGTCGAGGGCGTCCCCGGCCCGAAGGGCGGGTACAAGCCGACCGTGAACGCCTACGAGGCGCTCGAAATCCAGCAGTTGGACACCGCCGCGGAGATTCCGGTCGTCCACGAGGGCGAAGAGGTCGAGGGCGCGAACGTCCAGGAGATCAATCTCACGAGCGTCCACCACCCCGAACTCTGTCGCGCGGAGATTCACCTCCGCGGCTCGGTCAAGGGGTTCCACGAGGGCGACGAGGTCGTCGTCGGGCCGACGCCGCTGTCGAAACTCGTCGTAGCGGGCACCGTCGACGGGAAAGACGACACGAGCAACATCCTCATCCTGAAGATAGACACGATGGAGGCGCCCGCCGAAGAACCAGCACACTGA